A section of the Ignavibacteria bacterium genome encodes:
- a CDS encoding PspC domain-containing protein, with the protein MEEETNKESNKEESDKKPEPERKSEPGNLPEAEKAPEEGKEPEREKTAGPAEEKPEKIEEEQPEGKRAEAPAGGEPVSEEKVPGEETAQEEASEEERYEVPPPTEEAPYSRPYQRRRLYKSRKNRILFGVCGGLGDYLNIDPVIIRLIFVLSFLIGGWGFLVYILAALIIPSDPIEAPAMEDEKEPGVSSENSKMIFGSALILLGLYALFRTTGILRFFNFFGLTHEFIIPIILIALGIILVVRGKSFTYKESPSGRGLFRSSSNRMIAGVCAGLGNYLNIDPNLVRIIWVILTFGSFGIGILIYVLFALLVPLDNEVNLEK; encoded by the coding sequence ATGGAAGAAGAAACCAACAAAGAATCCAACAAAGAAGAATCCGACAAAAAACCCGAACCTGAAAGAAAGTCAGAACCCGGCAATTTGCCGGAGGCTGAAAAAGCTCCTGAGGAGGGGAAAGAGCCCGAAAGGGAAAAGACTGCCGGGCCCGCCGAAGAAAAACCTGAAAAAATAGAAGAGGAACAGCCAGAAGGGAAAAGAGCTGAAGCACCTGCAGGTGGTGAACCTGTAAGTGAAGAAAAAGTCCCGGGGGAAGAAACTGCGCAGGAAGAAGCCTCGGAGGAAGAGCGATATGAGGTTCCTCCGCCAACAGAAGAAGCCCCATATTCCAGACCCTATCAGCGCAGAAGGCTTTACAAGTCGAGAAAGAACAGAATTTTATTCGGCGTCTGCGGAGGCCTGGGGGATTACCTTAACATCGATCCTGTTATAATAAGGCTCATCTTTGTGCTAAGTTTTCTTATCGGAGGCTGGGGTTTTCTGGTATACATTCTGGCCGCGCTTATTATTCCGTCTGATCCAATAGAGGCTCCGGCTATGGAAGATGAAAAGGAGCCTGGTGTGAGTTCTGAAAACAGCAAGATGATATTTGGTTCGGCGCTTATACTGCTCGGGCTTTACGCATTATTCAGAACGACAGGCATTCTGCGCTTTTTCAATTTCTTCGGCCTGACGCATGAATTTATTATACCTATTATACTGATTGCCCTTGGGATTATACTTGTAGTCAGGGGAAAGAGTTTTACATACAAGGAATCTCCTTCCGGCAGGGGGCTTTTCCGTTCCAGCTCAAACAGGATGATTGCAGGCGTATGTGCCGGACTGGGGAACTACCTTAACATAGATCCCAATCTTGTCAGAATAATCTGGGTGATATTAACCTTCGGTTCATTTGGGATCGGGATACTGATCTATGTTCTTTTTGCTCTTTTAGTCCCTTTAGATAACGAGGTAAATCTTGAGAAATAA
- a CDS encoding valine--tRNA ligase, with amino-acid sequence MPESNTREIPKAYNPGEVEDKWYAFWEGNEIYHSEPDKNKTPYTIVIPPPNVTGILTMGHILNNTIQDVFIRYKRMKGFNACWVPGTDHASIATETKVTNYLKEQGIDKKAIGREEFLKHCWEWTHKYGGIITKQLRKLGVSCDWQRERFTMDEHYYDKVIESFVDLYKKGKIYRGYRMVNWDPASKSAISDEEVIYRQVNGKLWYLKYPVKDSDEIIVVATTRPETMLGDTGIAVNPEDERYAHLLGKKVLLPIVNREIPIFADEYVDKNFGTGAVKVTPAHDVNDYEMGKRHDLEFINIFNPDATTNSNVPEGLQGLDRYEVRKKVIEEFEALGLIHKIEDYTNNVGYSERGGVPIEPYLSEQWFLKMDELAAPAVKVVREGSIHFHPEHWTKTYEHWMGNIKDWCISRQLWWGHRIPVWYNNKTNEIYCDTKPPRDIENWHQDEDVLDTWASSWLWAFDVFTTKEEQDYYYPTDTLVTAPDIIFFWVARMIMAGLEFKQDIPFKDVYFTSVIRDMQGRKMSKSLGNSPDPLDVIAEYGADALRFSVLYLAPLGQDVLFSSEKCEIGRNFANKIWNAGRYLLMNAQTIKLDDSLKDKHMDFADKWIISRFESTLHNINEAMTNFDVNGVVKIIYSYVWNDFCDWYIEMSKSRLYSDDEEVKSAVLTRAINLFEEMLKIVHPFMPFITEEIWHLMKERGEQESISLMNFPEENPSLINTEAESEIGLVQDIVTSIRNIRGEMNIPPSKFVDAYIKGSELTENEKVYIKKLGKVENLFGGRELQKPKASASAVVKDSEIFIPLEGLIDLDIERSRLQKDIQRLEGSLTGVNKKLSSESFVNNAPKDIVEKERQKKSDWEEKLGKLKTMLEELK; translated from the coding sequence ATGCCTGAGTCCAATACAAGAGAAATTCCAAAAGCTTACAACCCCGGCGAGGTGGAAGACAAGTGGTACGCCTTCTGGGAAGGAAACGAGATTTATCATTCCGAACCGGATAAAAATAAAACGCCATACACCATAGTTATCCCCCCTCCGAATGTGACGGGAATACTAACTATGGGCCACATTCTTAATAACACCATTCAGGACGTTTTCATTCGCTATAAAAGAATGAAAGGCTTTAACGCCTGCTGGGTGCCGGGAACGGACCACGCCTCAATTGCCACTGAAACCAAGGTAACCAATTACCTGAAGGAACAGGGAATTGATAAAAAAGCCATTGGGCGCGAGGAATTCCTGAAGCACTGCTGGGAATGGACTCATAAATACGGCGGCATTATCACAAAACAGCTCCGTAAGCTGGGCGTAAGCTGCGACTGGCAGCGCGAGCGCTTTACGATGGATGAGCATTATTACGATAAAGTAATTGAATCTTTTGTAGACCTCTACAAAAAAGGGAAAATCTACCGCGGCTACCGTATGGTGAACTGGGATCCGGCAAGCAAGTCGGCAATTTCCGACGAAGAAGTAATCTACCGTCAGGTTAACGGGAAACTCTGGTACCTGAAGTACCCCGTTAAGGATTCAGACGAGATTATTGTTGTTGCAACCACGCGCCCTGAGACGATGCTGGGTGATACGGGTATTGCAGTTAACCCCGAAGACGAGAGATACGCTCACCTTCTGGGCAAAAAAGTACTGCTTCCGATAGTAAACAGGGAAATACCCATTTTTGCAGACGAATATGTGGATAAGAATTTCGGAACAGGCGCCGTTAAGGTCACACCGGCTCACGATGTAAACGACTATGAAATGGGAAAGCGCCACGACCTTGAGTTTATCAACATCTTTAATCCCGATGCCACAACGAACTCCAACGTTCCCGAAGGGCTTCAGGGCTTAGACCGCTATGAAGTAAGAAAGAAAGTAATAGAAGAGTTTGAAGCGCTGGGACTCATTCATAAAATTGAAGATTATACAAATAACGTGGGCTATTCAGAGCGCGGCGGTGTACCGATTGAGCCTTATCTTTCTGAACAGTGGTTTTTGAAGATGGACGAGCTTGCAGCCCCGGCTGTAAAAGTGGTAAGGGAAGGCAGTATTCACTTCCACCCGGAACACTGGACAAAGACTTATGAGCACTGGATGGGGAACATCAAGGACTGGTGTATTTCCCGCCAGCTCTGGTGGGGCCACAGAATACCGGTATGGTATAACAATAAGACAAACGAGATCTACTGCGACACGAAGCCTCCCAGGGACATAGAAAACTGGCACCAGGATGAAGACGTTCTTGACACCTGGGCCTCGAGCTGGCTCTGGGCTTTTGACGTATTTACAACAAAAGAAGAGCAGGACTATTACTATCCGACCGATACACTAGTAACGGCTCCTGACATCATTTTCTTCTGGGTTGCCAGAATGATCATGGCGGGACTTGAGTTTAAGCAGGATATTCCGTTTAAGGATGTTTACTTTACCAGCGTTATACGAGACATGCAGGGAAGGAAAATGAGCAAGTCGCTCGGCAACTCTCCTGATCCCCTGGACGTAATTGCCGAATACGGGGCAGACGCCTTAAGGTTCTCTGTTCTTTACCTTGCACCTTTAGGGCAGGACGTTCTTTTCAGCTCTGAGAAGTGCGAGATCGGGCGCAACTTCGCAAACAAGATCTGGAACGCCGGACGATACCTGCTTATGAACGCTCAGACAATTAAGCTTGACGACAGTCTTAAAGATAAGCACATGGATTTTGCCGACAAGTGGATCATCTCGCGCTTTGAAAGCACGCTTCACAATATAAATGAAGCCATGACTAATTTCGACGTAAACGGTGTTGTAAAGATAATTTACTCTTACGTATGGAATGATTTCTGCGACTGGTACATTGAGATGTCAAAAAGCCGTCTTTATTCGGATGACGAAGAGGTTAAGTCGGCTGTTCTTACAAGAGCCATCAACCTTTTTGAAGAGATGCTGAAGATTGTTCACCCGTTTATGCCTTTTATAACTGAAGAGATCTGGCACCTCATGAAGGAAAGGGGTGAGCAGGAAAGCATTTCTCTTATGAACTTCCCGGAGGAAAACCCCTCTCTTATCAACACAGAGGCAGAAAGTGAGATTGGGCTTGTTCAGGATATTGTAACCTCAATACGCAATATCCGCGGCGAGATGAATATTCCGCCTTCAAAGTTTGTGGATGCTTACATAAAAGGAAGCGAGCTGACTGAAAACGAAAAAGTGTACATTAAGAAGCTCGGCAAGGTGGAAAACCTCTTCGGGGGCCGTGAGCTTCAGAAGCCCAAGGCTTCGGCTTCAGCAGTAGTAAAGGATTCAGAAATATTTATTCCGCTTGAAGGGCTGATTGATCTGGATATTGAACGCTCGCGCCTTCAGAAGGACATTCAGCGCCTTGAAGGGAGCCTTACGGGAGTGAACAAAAAACTTTCCAGCGAAAGCTTTGTAAATAATGCTCCAAAAGACATTGTTGAAAAAGAAAGGCAGAAGAAATCCGACTGGGAAGAAAAGCTCGGCAAGCTTAAGACAATGCTGGAAGAACTGAAGTAA
- a CDS encoding addiction module protein — translation MAKEQSGNYSLENIKNLSIAERILLVEEIWDSILSSTEEVPLSNDQKKELNSRFEAYKKNPDEIKPWNEIRNKIINKL, via the coding sequence ATGGCAAAGGAGCAATCCGGCAATTATTCTCTTGAGAATATCAAGAATCTAAGCATCGCAGAGCGAATACTTCTTGTCGAAGAGATCTGGGATAGTATTTTATCTTCAACTGAGGAAGTTCCGCTGTCTAATGACCAGAAGAAAGAGTTGAATTCGCGTTTTGAAGCTTACAAAAAAAATCCTGATGAAATAAAACCGTGGAATGAAATCAGGAACAAAATCATAAACAAATTATGA